A window from Culex pipiens pallens isolate TS chromosome 3, TS_CPP_V2, whole genome shotgun sequence encodes these proteins:
- the LOC120430395 gene encoding serine/threonine-protein kinase pelle has product MTTPSASSSFRSNFVYIYDIPWTEQKRLTCQLDQDGKWVPLALKRMGYGAVEVEDIQRCCAQSGRSPAEQLLKKWGNLNHTITDLFVVMSQEGLFSAMEIIKRFVDPQLHYLIKQESLVAESRKELNGPPAPSVPVLEHSKDGNSDSVVPPAAFQQKEPAMAPPVVPVVAPQPPQVLFGPASIPGGLPQFSYEELRSATDNWSKDNELGRGGFGIVYKGFFKLTHVAIKKIKGINTESARTELRQSFNELKYLNSCRHENVVPLLGCCLEQNEPCLVYQLMPGGSLDNRLFPKSTNARPLSMLDRIKIAKGTAKGLQYLHTFTAKPIIHGDIKPGNILLDNNNEPKIGDFGLTRELSVSDSSMKVSRVYGTRPYIPHEFFTYRQLSTKVDSFSYGLVLYEMITGQRVYDDKRPIKHLKDVVDNAIASKYDIRVLMDRALLVVNADDVATVQACRLLLTCGVHCTVNDPDRRLEMVQVYKFLMTQFGA; this is encoded by the exons ATGACAACGCCCTCCGCGAGCAGCAGCTTCCGGAGCAACTTTGTGTACATCTACGACATTCCGTGGACGGAACAGAAGCGGTTGACGTGCCAGCTGGACCAGGATGGCAAGTGGGTACCGCTGGCGTTGAAACGGATGGGCTATGGGGCCGTTGAAGTTGAG gataTTCAACGATGTTGTGCGCAGTCTGGGAGGTCACCCGCGGAGCAGCTGCTGAAAAAGTGGGGTAATTTGAACCACACGATAACGGATCTGTTCGTCGTGATGTCCCAGGAAGGGTTGTTTTCGGCGATGGAAATCATCAAGCGCTTTGTAGATCCCCAGTTGCACTACCTGATCAAGCAGGAATCTTTGGTGGCGGAGTCGCGAAAGGAACTGAACGGACCGCCGGCTCCGTCGGTACCCGTCCTGGAACACTCCAAGGACGGCAACAGTGACAGCGTCGTTCCGCCGGCAGCGTTTCAGCAAAAAGAACCTGCTATGGCGCCTCCGGTTGTTCCTGTTGTTGCGCCGCAACCGCCGCAGGTGCTCTTTGGCCCTGCTTCCATTCCGGGTGGGTTGCCCCAGTTTAGCTACGAGGAACTTCGCTCGGCCACCGACAACTGGAGCAAGGACAACGAGCTGGGCCGGGGTGGGTTCGGGATTGTGTACAAGGGCTTCTTCAAGCTGACGCACGTGGCCATCAAGAAGATCAAGGGCATCAACACCGAGTCGGCGCGGACCGAGCTGCGGCAGAGTTTTAACGAGTTGAAGTATTTGAACTCGTGCCGGCACGAGAATGTGGTTCCACTGTTGGGGTGCTGTTTGGAAC AGAACGAACCGTGTCTAGTGTATCAGTTGATGCCCGGAGGATCGCTGGACAACCGGCTCTTCCCGAAAAGCACCAACGCGAGACCACTTTCGATGCTGGACCGGATCAAAATCGCTAAAGGGACTGCCAA AGGCCTCCAATATCTGCACACGTTCACCGCGAAGCCCATCATCCACGGCGACATCAAGCCGGGCAACATCCTGCTGGACAACAACAACGAGCCCAAAATTGGCGACTTTGGCCTAACCCGCGAACTCTCCGTGAGCGACTCGAGCATGAAGGTTTCCCGGGTGTACGGCACGCGGCCCTACATTCCGCACGAGTTCTTCACGTACCGCCAGCTGAGCACCAAGGTGGACAGCTTCAGCTACGGACTGGTGCTGTACGAGATGATTACCGGCCAGCGGGTGTACGACGACAAGCGACCGATCaagcacttgaaggacgtggtCGATAATGCGATCGCGTCCAAGTACGACATCCGGGTGCTGATGGACcgggcgctgctggtggtgaaCGCCGATGATGTGGCGACGGTGCAGGCCTGCAGGCTGCTGCTGACGTGTGGGGTGCACTGTACGGTGAACGATCCGGACCGGCGGTTGGAGATGGTGCAGGTGTACAAGTTTTTGATGACGCAGTTTGGGGCGTGA